The following are encoded in a window of Thermoplasmatales archaeon genomic DNA:
- a CDS encoding transcriptional regulator, producing MEDRRSELIRDIFKFLVHDGFKVSDPNLNGLVSFDLIAVRERLKLIIKILHNIDTLRYTSAIEMMKLSRSTAAAPIIIGEKGGSGKLERGIVYYRHNVPIFSPESFYDYINGEKPYVCSGPGGIYVSINGEKLKEQMEKLRFSIGYVASKVGTSRRSVSLYENGSGVSIDIFVKLQRLFDSDLKKGVDLTDLAATNKIPEAEEQNDIFFSEFASLMTGYGYEIETLQKSPFDAIAFGREVLSFLIDVMAKESAPANRIAALNNLSSVLDNEAFLVSRKDESKMNVAGCPVITLSELRRISEPDLLLDLIQKRKSL from the coding sequence ATGGAAGATCGAAGGTCGGAACTCATAAGAGACATTTTCAAGTTCCTCGTTCATGATGGTTTCAAGGTTAGCGATCCTAATCTAAACGGGCTGGTGAGTTTCGACTTGATTGCCGTGAGGGAGCGTCTCAAACTTATCATAAAGATACTGCATAACATCGATACTCTCAGGTATACTTCCGCAATTGAGATGATGAAGCTGTCCAGATCCACTGCAGCAGCCCCGATAATCATCGGGGAGAAAGGGGGGAGTGGAAAACTTGAACGTGGGATCGTTTACTATCGCCATAACGTTCCGATATTTTCTCCAGAAAGTTTCTATGACTACATCAACGGAGAAAAACCCTACGTTTGTTCGGGCCCAGGAGGTATTTATGTTTCGATCAACGGTGAAAAACTTAAGGAACAAATGGAAAAATTGCGTTTCTCCATCGGGTACGTTGCTAGCAAAGTCGGAACTTCCAGGAGATCTGTATCACTGTATGAGAATGGGAGCGGCGTAAGCATCGATATATTCGTGAAACTGCAGCGCCTCTTTGACTCCGATCTTAAAAAGGGAGTTGATCTTACGGATCTTGCTGCAACAAACAAGATCCCTGAGGCTGAAGAGCAGAATGATATTTTCTTCTCAGAATTCGCATCGCTCATGACAGGTTACGGGTATGAGATCGAGACCCTTCAAAAATCTCCGTTCGATGCCATAGCATTTGGAAGGGAGGTTCTTTCTTTCCTGATAGACGTAATGGCAAAGGAGAGTGCTCCAGCGAACAGGATTGCGGCACTCAATAACCTCAGCAGCGTGTTGGACAACGAAGCGTTTCTTGTAAGCAGGAAGGATGAGAGTAAAATGAACGTCGCTGGATGCCCTGTGATCACGCTCTCGGAGCTGAGGCGGATCTCTGAACCGGACCTGCTTCTTGATCTGATACAGAAAAGAAAGAGTCTTTAA
- a CDS encoding regulator, protein MFLILEDYFKNHPTKARITRELFNLGISVVGQKLYLSDMELSIGEISKKLNVNRRTLYETITLISENPEIRDIMSSLKPMPDLGSVYKLFGGGIVTIEIQRGKFSYVFKQTLKIIERYSFFMREIRADNCLETPSIRLLLHKEAPKRIYGEISEISGVKSIWIETQNDLSGIVCNGCKVKLCPEKSSTPLNTDEIPIATHDQKSGI, encoded by the coding sequence ATGTTTTTAATACTGGAGGACTACTTCAAGAATCATCCGACAAAAGCGAGGATTACCAGAGAGTTGTTTAATCTAGGTATTTCTGTAGTTGGACAGAAGCTCTACCTCTCAGATATGGAACTGTCGATCGGCGAAATCTCGAAGAAATTGAATGTCAACAGAAGAACCCTTTACGAAACCATAACGCTGATATCTGAAAATCCGGAGATAAGGGATATCATGAGCAGCCTAAAGCCAATGCCAGATCTTGGTTCCGTTTACAAGCTCTTCGGTGGCGGAATAGTGACAATAGAGATCCAGAGAGGAAAATTTTCCTATGTGTTCAAACAGACACTAAAGATCATAGAGAGGTATTCATTTTTCATGCGAGAGATTAGAGCGGATAACTGTTTAGAAACACCTTCGATCAGGCTACTTCTTCACAAAGAGGCCCCGAAGAGGATTTACGGCGAAATTTCAGAAATTTCAGGAGTAAAAAGCATATGGATTGAAACGCAGAACGATCTCAGCGGTATTGTTTGCAACGGCTGCAAAGTGAAACTTTGCCCTGAGAAATCCTCCACGCCACTTAATACAGATGAAATTCCCATTGCAACACACGACCAGAAATCTGGCATATAG